From a region of the Nitrospira sp. genome:
- a CDS encoding enoyl-CoA hydratase/isomerase family protein has translation MKKFVSIMVESHEGWARVTLNRPDRRNAFDALMVGELCEAFSSLGQDSLVRAIVLAGNGSAFCAGADIDWLGAGGAVSAFQARKDAEQLMEMLRTIDECPCPVIGRIQGAAFGGGIGLVASCDIAVAAEEATFALSEVRLGMVSGVIAPLLLRKTGEAFARRFCLTGEIFPASAAKQYNLVHDVVATDKLESRTAELVHAVAGLAPQAVRDTKALFRRFRTASDDERWHAGVKANVRARLSAEAREGFQAFLEKRRPVWPALSANQSKKSSSKGQPNDVEARRA, from the coding sequence ATGAAGAAGTTTGTCTCGATCATGGTCGAATCGCACGAAGGCTGGGCGCGTGTGACTTTGAATCGGCCCGACCGGCGGAACGCGTTCGATGCCCTCATGGTGGGGGAACTGTGCGAAGCCTTTTCCTCGTTGGGCCAGGACTCGTTGGTCCGGGCAATTGTGCTGGCCGGGAACGGCTCTGCGTTTTGCGCCGGTGCAGACATCGATTGGTTGGGAGCGGGAGGTGCGGTGTCGGCCTTTCAAGCGCGGAAGGATGCTGAACAACTCATGGAAATGTTACGCACCATTGACGAATGTCCGTGCCCGGTGATCGGACGGATTCAAGGTGCGGCGTTCGGAGGCGGTATCGGGCTGGTCGCATCCTGCGACATCGCCGTTGCGGCTGAAGAAGCGACCTTTGCGCTCAGCGAGGTTCGTTTGGGGATGGTGTCGGGGGTGATTGCGCCGCTCCTTCTTCGGAAGACGGGAGAGGCCTTTGCGAGAAGATTCTGCCTGACCGGAGAAATATTTCCCGCCTCGGCCGCCAAACAGTACAACCTCGTTCACGACGTCGTTGCGACGGACAAACTCGAATCCCGCACCGCTGAGTTGGTACATGCAGTCGCAGGCCTTGCGCCGCAAGCGGTACGGGATACCAAGGCTCTGTTCCGCCGATTTCGCACGGCTTCGGACGATGAGCGATGGCACGCGGGTGTCAAAGCCAACGTCCGTGCCCGTTTGTCGGCCGAGGCACGAGAAGGATTTCAGGCCTTTCTTGAAAAGCGCCGTCCTGTCTGGCCGGCGCTGTCGGCAAACCAGAGCAAGAAATCTTCCTCAAAAGGGCAACCGAACGATGTCGAAGCAAGAAGAGCATAG
- a CDS encoding methylcrotonoyl-CoA carboxylase — protein MRTLTTSVVATSSEFAANRAHYEGLIADLQKHLALAQAGGPPEAVALHQQRGKLTARERIAALLDPDSHWLELSPLAASGMYDDHIPAAGLIAGIGYVSKRPCVIAANDATVKGGTYFPMTIKKHLRAQEIALENRLPTIYLVDSGGVFLPMQADVFADKEHFGRIFYNQARLSALGIPQIAVVMGMCTAGGAYVPAMCDENVIVKGTGTIYLAGPPLVKAATGEEVTAEELGGADLHTRLSGVSDHLADDDHEALEICRSIVDTLPRRQIVRRPATVEEPRYPASELYGFIPNNPRQTFDSHEVIARLVDGSRFHEFKARYGRTLTCGFARWMGHQVGIVANNGVLLSEAALKGAHFVQLCAQRRLPLVFLQNITGFMVGKDYESRGIIKDGAKMVQAVAAADVPKFTIIIGASHGAGNYAMCGRAYAPRFLFLWPNARTSVMGAQQAAQVLLTVKQQQRARDKAALPEDERRKITDSIRAQYEREGSAYFSTARLWDDGIIDPLETRRVLGLCLDVAMTTPVRPSHFPVFRM, from the coding sequence ATGCGTACGTTGACAACGTCAGTAGTCGCCACAAGCAGTGAATTTGCCGCGAATCGAGCCCACTATGAGGGCCTGATAGCCGATCTCCAGAAACATCTCGCCCTCGCACAAGCCGGAGGGCCGCCTGAGGCGGTCGCGTTGCATCAACAACGAGGCAAATTGACTGCGCGTGAGCGGATTGCCGCGTTGCTCGATCCCGACAGTCATTGGTTGGAGCTCAGTCCCTTGGCGGCATCGGGGATGTACGACGATCATATTCCGGCTGCCGGTTTGATCGCAGGCATCGGCTATGTGTCGAAACGGCCATGTGTCATCGCCGCCAACGATGCGACGGTCAAAGGCGGAACCTATTTCCCCATGACGATCAAGAAACATCTCAGGGCTCAGGAGATCGCCCTGGAAAATCGATTACCCACGATCTATTTGGTGGATTCAGGTGGAGTGTTCCTGCCGATGCAAGCCGATGTCTTCGCCGACAAGGAACACTTCGGACGGATCTTTTACAACCAGGCGCGCTTGTCCGCCCTCGGTATTCCTCAAATCGCCGTCGTCATGGGAATGTGCACCGCCGGGGGCGCTTATGTGCCGGCCATGTGCGATGAAAACGTGATCGTCAAAGGGACCGGTACCATTTATCTCGCGGGGCCGCCGCTGGTCAAAGCGGCGACCGGCGAGGAGGTCACCGCCGAAGAACTCGGCGGCGCAGATCTCCATACAAGACTCTCGGGCGTCAGCGATCACCTCGCCGACGATGACCATGAGGCGCTCGAGATCTGCCGGTCGATCGTCGATACCCTCCCTCGCCGGCAGATCGTTCGCCGGCCGGCCACAGTCGAGGAGCCGCGTTATCCCGCCAGCGAACTCTATGGGTTCATTCCGAACAATCCGCGGCAGACCTTCGACTCCCATGAAGTTATTGCGCGCTTGGTCGACGGCAGTCGATTTCACGAGTTTAAGGCGCGTTATGGTCGGACACTGACGTGTGGCTTTGCACGCTGGATGGGGCATCAGGTCGGTATCGTCGCGAACAACGGCGTGCTCCTCTCCGAAGCGGCCTTGAAAGGCGCGCACTTCGTGCAGCTGTGTGCCCAAAGACGGCTGCCGCTCGTGTTTCTACAAAACATCACCGGCTTCATGGTCGGGAAGGACTATGAGTCACGGGGGATCATCAAGGACGGCGCCAAGATGGTGCAGGCAGTGGCGGCCGCCGATGTCCCAAAGTTCACGATTATTATCGGCGCCTCCCACGGCGCCGGGAACTACGCCATGTGCGGACGCGCCTATGCTCCGCGGTTTCTCTTCTTGTGGCCCAACGCTCGGACGTCGGTGATGGGCGCGCAACAGGCGGCCCAGGTACTCTTGACGGTGAAACAACAACAGCGAGCCCGTGACAAGGCCGCCTTGCCGGAAGACGAGCGGCGAAAAATCACGGATTCCATACGGGCGCAGTATGAACGGGAAGGCAGTGCCTATTTCAGCACCGCTCGGCTCTGGGATGACGGGATTATCGATCCCCTTGAGACCCGCCGGGTTCTGGGTCTGTGCCTTGATGTCGCGATGACTACGCCCGTCCGTCCGTCACACTTCCCGGTATTCCGTATGTGA
- a CDS encoding cobalamin B12-binding domain-containing protein, giving the protein MTVASTPLRVLIGKVGLDGHDRGVKLIARALRDAGMEVIYTGLHQSPEQVVSTAIQEDVDAIGLSVLSGAHNTLFRRVLELLKEQDAEDIALFGGGIIPDEDVPSLTAAGVKALFRPGVPIQEVVNFVKGLKIPR; this is encoded by the coding sequence ATGACTGTAGCGAGCACTCCTCTTCGCGTTCTCATCGGCAAAGTCGGCTTGGATGGCCATGACCGGGGTGTGAAACTCATCGCACGCGCGCTACGAGACGCCGGGATGGAAGTCATCTATACCGGGCTGCATCAGTCGCCGGAGCAGGTGGTCAGTACGGCGATTCAGGAGGATGTGGATGCGATCGGTTTAAGCGTTCTTTCAGGCGCGCACAATACGCTGTTCCGACGCGTCCTCGAACTGCTCAAGGAGCAGGATGCAGAGGACATCGCCTTGTTCGGCGGCGGTATCATTCCCGATGAAGACGTTCCGTCGCTCACAGCGGCGGGGGTGAAGGCCCTGTTTAGGCCGGGGGTGCCCATTCAGGAAGTCGTGAATTTCGTCAAAGGGCTCAAAATACCGCGCTGA
- a CDS encoding MBL fold metallo-hydrolase, with protein sequence MKLGAFDIYPVSDGRFRLDGGAMFGVVPKPLWEKCCDADELNRITLSLTALLIRANGKNILVDTGLGPKEDQKFHRMFAVERTPTILQSLKRLGLGAEDIHLVINTHLHFDHAGGNTIREGDGGVRPAFPKARYLIQRGEFEDAARANERTKASYRPDNFAPIDRIDQWEFLRGDTEVVPGVTAVVTSGHTRCHQSVKIESEGETAFFLGDLIPTVSHLPLPYIMGYDLFPLQTLETKRWVLDRAFEERWMLLFEHDPLVQAGYVRKDQEGKYFLREVAA encoded by the coding sequence ATGAAGCTCGGGGCGTTTGATATTTACCCGGTGAGTGACGGCCGGTTTCGGCTGGACGGTGGGGCGATGTTTGGCGTCGTGCCGAAACCCTTGTGGGAGAAATGTTGTGATGCCGACGAATTGAATCGGATCACCCTCAGTCTCACTGCATTGCTGATCCGGGCGAACGGCAAGAATATTCTGGTCGATACCGGGTTAGGGCCTAAGGAGGATCAGAAATTTCACCGCATGTTCGCCGTCGAGCGAACTCCGACGATCCTCCAATCGTTGAAGCGGTTAGGACTGGGAGCGGAGGACATTCATCTGGTCATCAATACACATCTGCATTTCGACCATGCCGGGGGAAATACGATAAGAGAAGGAGACGGAGGCGTTCGGCCGGCCTTTCCCAAGGCGCGCTACCTGATTCAACGGGGCGAGTTTGAAGACGCGGCTCGGGCCAATGAACGAACCAAGGCCAGTTACCGTCCGGATAACTTTGCGCCGATCGACCGGATCGATCAGTGGGAATTCCTCCGCGGCGATACGGAGGTGGTTCCGGGTGTCACCGCGGTCGTCACCTCCGGCCATACGCGCTGTCATCAGAGCGTCAAGATCGAATCGGAAGGGGAAACGGCGTTCTTTCTCGGCGACCTGATTCCGACCGTGTCGCATCTGCCGCTTCCCTACATCATGGGCTACGATCTCTTTCCACTCCAGACCCTGGAGACCAAGCGCTGGGTGTTGGATCGGGCATTCGAAGAGCGATGGATGCTGCTCTTCGAGCATGATCCTCTGGTTCAAGCCGGGTATGTTCGAAAGGATCAGGAAGGCAAGTATTTTCTGCGGGAGGTGGCGGCATGA
- a CDS encoding methylmalonyl-CoA mutase family protein codes for MQERKPRFPSLSGFDTSRVYTRNDLKDWSPDEELGAPGEFPYTRGVYPTMYRGRLWTMRQFAGFGSAEDTNRRFKYLLQHGQTGLSVAFDMPTLMGIDADAPLAHGEIGHCGVSISSIDDMERLFDGIPLDQVTTSMTINGPAAVIFAMYLAVAEKRGIRPEQLDGTLQNDILKEYIAQKEWLFPPEPSLRLITDTIAFCVEHVPKWHPVSISGYHIREAGSTAVQELAFTLYDGLTYVEAAVKAGLPVDRFAPQLSFFFNAHNDFFEEIAKFRAARRLWAREVTRRYRPNDPRSAQLRCHAQTAGCSLTGQQPMNNVVRTTIQALAAVLGGTQSLHTNSMDETLALPTEGAVKLALRTQQIIAQESEVTNSIDPLGGSYYVESLTNRLEEKALDYFRRLDDMGGMVRAIEQGFPQREILDASQRYQRELERNERIVVGVNEYVESEERSIPILKIGPEVEREQAACLSDLRKCRDSFRMAGTVEALQEAASCGENVMPYLLEAVKAKATLGEICMALKEVFGTYREPVVL; via the coding sequence ATGCAAGAGCGCAAACCGCGATTTCCCTCCCTCTCAGGCTTCGATACCAGCCGTGTGTATACACGCAACGATCTGAAGGACTGGTCCCCGGACGAAGAGCTCGGCGCGCCGGGTGAATTTCCATACACCCGAGGCGTGTATCCGACCATGTACCGCGGTCGGCTGTGGACGATGCGCCAATTCGCCGGGTTCGGATCGGCCGAGGATACCAACCGCCGCTTCAAGTATCTCCTCCAACATGGCCAAACCGGACTGAGTGTGGCCTTTGACATGCCGACCCTGATGGGGATCGATGCGGATGCCCCCCTCGCGCACGGCGAGATCGGCCATTGCGGCGTCTCGATCTCGTCGATCGACGATATGGAACGGCTCTTCGACGGGATTCCGCTTGACCAGGTCACTACCTCGATGACGATCAATGGCCCGGCCGCCGTGATCTTCGCGATGTATCTCGCGGTGGCGGAGAAGCGCGGTATCCGTCCTGAACAGCTGGACGGCACGTTGCAGAACGATATTCTGAAAGAATACATCGCTCAGAAAGAGTGGCTCTTTCCTCCGGAACCTTCACTCCGCCTGATCACCGACACCATCGCATTCTGTGTCGAGCACGTGCCCAAATGGCATCCCGTCAGCATCAGCGGGTATCACATCCGGGAAGCAGGCTCGACTGCCGTACAGGAACTGGCCTTCACTCTTTACGACGGCTTGACCTACGTGGAGGCGGCGGTGAAAGCCGGTCTCCCGGTGGACCGATTCGCTCCACAGCTCTCATTCTTCTTCAACGCACACAACGATTTCTTCGAAGAGATCGCCAAGTTCCGGGCGGCCCGTCGACTGTGGGCCCGCGAAGTGACGCGACGCTACCGGCCGAACGATCCGCGTTCGGCGCAGCTCCGCTGCCACGCGCAGACCGCCGGCTGTTCCCTTACCGGCCAACAGCCCATGAACAACGTGGTTCGCACGACGATCCAGGCCCTCGCGGCCGTCTTGGGCGGCACGCAGTCCCTCCATACCAATTCGATGGACGAAACGCTCGCGCTGCCGACCGAGGGCGCGGTGAAACTGGCATTGCGTACGCAGCAGATCATCGCGCAGGAGAGCGAAGTCACCAATAGCATCGATCCTCTCGGCGGTTCCTATTATGTCGAGAGCCTCACGAATCGCCTCGAAGAGAAGGCCTTGGATTACTTCCGTCGCTTGGACGACATGGGCGGCATGGTCAGGGCGATCGAGCAGGGTTTCCCGCAGCGTGAAATCCTCGATGCCTCGCAACGGTACCAGCGAGAGTTGGAACGGAACGAGCGGATCGTCGTCGGCGTCAATGAGTACGTGGAATCAGAGGAACGTTCGATCCCGATCCTCAAGATAGGGCCGGAGGTCGAGCGTGAACAGGCGGCGTGTCTGTCGGACCTGCGCAAGTGTCGCGATTCCTTCAGGATGGCCGGCACCGTCGAGGCACTGCAGGAAGCAGCTTCATGCGGCGAGAACGTGATGCCGTATCTCCTTGAGGCAGTGAAAGCCAAGGCGACGTTGGGTGAGATCTGCATGGCCTTGAAGGAAGTGTTCGGAACGTATCGGGAGCCGGTGGTGTTGTAG
- a CDS encoding 3-hydroxybutyryl-CoA dehydrogenase (converts (S)-3-hydroxybutanoyl-CoA to 3-acetoacetyl-CoA): MKLVDIKTIGVVGAGQMGCGISQVCATAGYDVLLVDVAEPPLSEAVSKIRDGLERAVERGSLTNHQALEALELIHPSTQRGRLRDTQLVIEAVPENPLLKRELFAELNRICAPQVVLASNTSSISITKLGAASGRPDRVIGMHFMNPAPVMRLVEVVRGLETSERTTELALDLAKRLGKTPVVAKDAPGFIVNRVLMPMINEAVFALEEGVASAEDIDWAMTTGANHPVGPLALADRIGLDTVLAICHVLYQDLGDPKFHPCPLLSRYVEAGWLGRKSGRGFYVYEGRHERQEAVSRKS, from the coding sequence GTGAAGCTCGTTGATATCAAGACCATCGGCGTGGTCGGAGCCGGCCAAATGGGCTGCGGCATCAGCCAGGTATGCGCCACCGCCGGTTATGACGTGCTCCTCGTCGACGTCGCCGAGCCGCCGTTATCTGAGGCCGTCTCAAAAATACGCGACGGGTTGGAACGCGCAGTCGAGCGAGGCAGTCTTACCAATCATCAAGCGCTAGAGGCGTTGGAACTCATTCATCCATCGACGCAGCGCGGTCGCTTGCGAGACACGCAGTTGGTCATTGAAGCGGTCCCGGAGAATCCACTGCTGAAGCGGGAACTCTTTGCCGAGTTGAACCGGATCTGCGCGCCGCAGGTGGTCCTTGCGAGCAATACCTCGTCTATTTCGATCACGAAGTTGGGAGCCGCATCCGGCAGGCCGGACCGCGTCATCGGTATGCATTTCATGAATCCTGCACCCGTGATGCGGCTCGTGGAAGTCGTGCGCGGACTGGAAACTTCCGAACGAACGACCGAACTCGCGCTGGACTTGGCCAAGCGCTTAGGGAAGACGCCGGTTGTGGCGAAGGATGCGCCGGGATTTATCGTGAACCGTGTGCTGATGCCCATGATCAATGAGGCCGTGTTCGCATTGGAAGAAGGTGTGGCCTCCGCAGAAGACATTGACTGGGCCATGACGACGGGCGCCAATCATCCCGTGGGGCCATTGGCGCTTGCCGACCGTATCGGCCTGGATACGGTGCTGGCCATCTGTCATGTCTTGTATCAAGACTTGGGTGATCCAAAATTTCACCCGTGCCCCTTGTTGAGTCGGTATGTCGAAGCGGGCTGGCTGGGGCGGAAAAGCGGCCGCGGGTTTTATGTCTACGAAGGGAGGCACGAACGGCAAGAAGCAGTAAGCAGGAAGTCCTGA
- a CDS encoding thiolase family protein — protein MNRRPRAVIVSAARTPMGSFNGLFSQVPATKLGSSAIVEALKRVQLPPERVDQVYMGCVLGAGLGQAPARQASIGAGVPNSIGATTVNKVCGSSIQTVIMASQAIALGEANIVVAGGMENMTRAPYLLEKARQGYRLGHAELVDSLVKDGLWDVYNNFHMGNGGELCAAKYRLTRRELDDFALESYRRAREAIATGTFQQEIVPIEVPQRKGPAMTVAEDEEPNRVDLSKMRELKPVFQDNGVLTVGNSPACNDGAAALVVMAEEEAARLGLAPMARIVGYAGAALAPEWFTIAPIHAIRRVLKQTDMTIGDIDLFEINEAFSAVSLAINRELGLDEKKVNVNGGAVALGHPIGATGARILTTLVHAMAARGARRGLAALCIGGGEALAMIVER, from the coding sequence ATGAACCGGAGACCACGAGCAGTGATCGTCAGCGCCGCGCGGACGCCGATGGGAAGTTTCAACGGCCTGTTCAGCCAGGTGCCGGCGACGAAACTGGGCAGTTCGGCCATTGTCGAAGCGTTGAAGCGTGTTCAACTGCCGCCGGAACGCGTGGACCAAGTCTATATGGGGTGTGTTCTCGGCGCCGGTTTGGGACAAGCGCCGGCACGGCAGGCATCCATCGGGGCTGGAGTTCCGAATTCGATCGGAGCAACGACCGTCAACAAAGTCTGCGGGTCAAGCATTCAGACGGTAATCATGGCATCCCAGGCCATTGCCCTTGGAGAAGCGAACATTGTCGTGGCAGGGGGAATGGAAAACATGACCCGCGCGCCATATTTGCTGGAGAAGGCTCGGCAAGGATATCGCCTGGGACATGCGGAATTGGTCGACAGTCTCGTCAAAGACGGACTGTGGGACGTCTACAACAATTTCCATATGGGCAACGGAGGCGAGCTCTGTGCCGCCAAATATCGATTGACGAGAAGAGAACTGGACGACTTCGCGCTCGAGAGCTATCGGCGCGCGCGCGAGGCGATCGCCACCGGAACCTTTCAACAGGAAATTGTGCCGATCGAAGTGCCGCAGCGTAAGGGACCGGCGATGACGGTTGCGGAGGACGAGGAACCGAATCGAGTGGATCTCAGCAAGATGCGTGAGCTGAAGCCGGTATTCCAGGACAACGGCGTCCTGACTGTCGGCAATTCCCCTGCCTGTAACGACGGCGCAGCCGCGCTGGTCGTCATGGCGGAGGAGGAGGCTGCGCGTCTCGGGCTCGCTCCGATGGCCCGGATTGTCGGATATGCCGGAGCAGCGCTGGCGCCGGAATGGTTTACGATTGCGCCCATTCATGCGATTCGACGGGTACTCAAGCAGACGGACATGACGATCGGAGACATCGATCTGTTCGAAATCAACGAAGCGTTCTCAGCCGTCTCTCTCGCGATCAATCGGGAATTGGGACTCGATGAGAAGAAGGTGAATGTGAACGGTGGGGCGGTCGCGCTCGGCCACCCCATCGGGGCAACCGGAGCGCGCATCCTCACGACACTGGTTCATGCCATGGCCGCGCGGGGAGCGAGACGCGGTTTGGCTGCTCTCTGTATCGGCGGCGGGGAAGCGTTGGCGATGATCGTAGAACGATAG
- a CDS encoding 2-oxo acid dehydrogenase subunit E2 — MPQLGESIAEGTVIRWFVPVGGTIQKDESLLEVETEKVTLEIPSPATGRLNEIIVHEGETVPVGTLLAHIDSLPPSEVVNRVGGVVVRPMAPASAGDQHHSPAVRQLAREHGIDLSRVKGTGAGGRVTKKDLLDFLAGNGAPPKVAPAGGESSMGEDIRPLTQMRKTIADRMVKSKHTSAHVTTFFEADFSQIAKFREGRQLTYLPFVVRAVTKAIRDVPIVNSSWGEQGIVVKKDIHMGIATAIEEGLLVPIVRYADRKGLTLLAKEIGDLAERAKSKKLSPEEVQGGTFTITNHGGFGSLFSTPIIYQPQIAILGVGAIQKRAVVIDDAIAIRRMGYLSLSFDHRVIDGATADRFMAKVRHYVEQSRWEQVL; from the coding sequence ATGCCTCAGCTTGGAGAGAGCATCGCCGAGGGAACGGTGATCAGGTGGTTTGTTCCGGTCGGAGGGACGATTCAGAAAGACGAATCGCTCTTGGAAGTCGAAACCGAAAAAGTCACATTGGAAATTCCTTCGCCCGCCACCGGCCGGCTCAACGAGATTATCGTTCATGAGGGCGAGACTGTCCCCGTGGGAACGTTGCTGGCGCATATCGACAGTCTTCCGCCTTCGGAAGTCGTCAATCGAGTTGGAGGAGTCGTTGTCCGTCCTATGGCGCCGGCCTCGGCGGGAGACCAACACCATTCTCCGGCGGTTCGGCAGTTGGCAAGGGAGCATGGAATCGATCTTTCGCGGGTGAAGGGAACCGGGGCAGGCGGCCGAGTGACCAAGAAGGATCTACTCGACTTTCTCGCCGGGAACGGAGCGCCGCCTAAGGTCGCCCCTGCAGGCGGCGAGTCATCCATGGGCGAAGATATTCGCCCGTTGACGCAGATGCGCAAGACCATCGCGGATCGGATGGTCAAGAGCAAGCACACCTCCGCGCATGTCACCACCTTTTTCGAAGCCGATTTTTCGCAGATTGCAAAATTCCGAGAAGGGCGACAACTCACGTATCTCCCGTTTGTCGTCCGAGCCGTGACCAAAGCCATCCGAGATGTCCCGATTGTGAACTCGTCATGGGGAGAGCAAGGGATCGTGGTCAAGAAAGATATCCACATGGGGATCGCCACGGCGATTGAGGAAGGACTGCTGGTCCCGATCGTGCGGTACGCGGATCGAAAAGGGCTGACGCTGCTGGCAAAGGAAATCGGGGATCTCGCTGAGCGGGCTAAGTCCAAGAAATTGAGCCCTGAAGAGGTTCAAGGCGGGACGTTTACGATTACGAACCATGGCGGATTCGGCAGCTTGTTCAGTACGCCGATCATCTATCAGCCGCAGATCGCCATTCTGGGCGTCGGCGCAATCCAGAAACGGGCCGTCGTCATCGATGATGCCATCGCTATTCGACGGATGGGCTACCTCAGTCTGTCATTCGATCACCGCGTCATCGATGGCGCGACCGCGGATCGATTCATGGCCAAGGTCAGGCACTATGTCGAACAGAGTCGTTGGGAGCAGGTCTTATGA
- a CDS encoding alpha-ketoacid dehydrogenase subunit beta produces MTTTTQAAGEVSYLEAISQALDEEMARDERVFLMGEDIGAYGGAFKITEGFLEKYGEWRVLDTPLCESGFVGAAIGAAMMGLRPVVEMQFADFISCAFDQITEVAAKNHYRWGAAVPMVIRAPFGGGVHGGPFHSECPEGWFFHSPGLKLVAPSTPYDAKGLLKAAIRDPNPVIYFEHKFLYRRIKSSLPEEDYIVPLGKADIKRTGNDISVITYGAMVHLALEAAQTLAHEGIDLEVVDLRTLIPLDKEAIYSSVSKTSKAIVLHEDNKTGGVGAEIAALLAEDCFDCLDGPIVRIAPPDTPVPFSTPLEEFFLPKASDVVAAARRLAAY; encoded by the coding sequence ATGACGACCACGACGCAAGCTGCCGGAGAAGTGAGTTACTTGGAAGCGATCTCACAAGCCTTGGACGAAGAAATGGCCCGGGATGAGCGGGTATTTCTGATGGGTGAAGATATCGGGGCTTACGGAGGCGCGTTCAAAATCACCGAAGGCTTTCTCGAAAAATACGGAGAATGGCGGGTGTTAGATACGCCGTTGTGCGAATCCGGTTTTGTCGGCGCCGCCATTGGGGCGGCGATGATGGGGCTGCGTCCGGTTGTGGAGATGCAGTTCGCCGACTTTATTTCATGCGCGTTTGATCAGATCACTGAGGTGGCGGCGAAGAATCACTATCGGTGGGGAGCCGCGGTGCCCATGGTTATTCGGGCGCCGTTCGGCGGCGGTGTTCACGGCGGGCCGTTCCATTCTGAATGTCCGGAAGGCTGGTTCTTCCACTCCCCGGGACTCAAGTTGGTCGCCCCGTCCACACCGTACGACGCGAAGGGGCTCCTCAAGGCGGCGATTCGCGACCCCAACCCGGTGATCTACTTCGAGCACAAGTTTCTGTACCGACGCATCAAGTCTTCGCTCCCGGAGGAGGATTATATCGTCCCGCTGGGAAAGGCCGATATCAAGCGGACCGGCAACGACATCTCGGTCATTACCTACGGCGCGATGGTCCATCTCGCGCTCGAGGCCGCTCAGACCTTGGCTCATGAAGGAATCGATCTGGAAGTGGTCGACTTGCGCACGCTGATTCCCCTCGACAAGGAAGCCATTTATTCGTCGGTGAGCAAGACCAGTAAAGCCATTGTTCTACATGAGGACAACAAGACCGGCGGCGTCGGGGCCGAAATCGCGGCGCTGTTGGCGGAGGACTGTTTCGACTGTTTGGATGGGCCGATTGTTCGTATTGCGCCGCCTGACACGCCGGTGCCGTTCAGCACGCCGCTGGAGGAATTTTTCCTTCCGAAGGCGAGCGACGTCGTTGCCGCTGCACGGAGATTGGCGGCGTATTGA
- a CDS encoding thiamine pyrophosphate-dependent dehydrogenase E1 component subunit alpha — protein sequence MDCAVIAKEIKRDDLLQMYYYLRLTRALEDRITALYRQGRIVGGVYTSHGMEAIAVGYASALERDDIIAPFHRDMGAFLIRGFTPGEVLAQYLGKRTGPTKGKDGNVHMGDLKRGVFGFVSHLADNLPVAAGAALAFKIRGESRVAFAGTGDGGSSRGDFHEAMNFAAVRKLPVVFFCNNNQYAYSTPLRLQMAVADVVDRAKAYGMPGEIVDGNDVAAVYVAAKQAIARARAGEGPTFLEFKTMRMHGHSEHDPAKYVPRELLEEWKMKDPILKAEQLLQSLGYGEERYFQEVVDRVKREVEAGVEFAQQSPLPEGPEVLIGVFADSADSH from the coding sequence ATGGACTGTGCAGTCATCGCCAAAGAGATCAAGCGAGACGATCTGCTCCAGATGTACTACTACCTGAGGCTTACCAGAGCGCTGGAGGATAGGATTACAGCGCTTTACCGGCAGGGACGCATTGTCGGCGGAGTCTATACGAGTCACGGAATGGAGGCGATTGCGGTCGGCTATGCCTCCGCGTTGGAACGCGACGATATCATCGCTCCCTTTCACCGGGACATGGGCGCCTTCCTCATTCGAGGCTTCACGCCGGGCGAAGTTCTCGCCCAGTACCTTGGAAAAAGGACCGGTCCGACCAAAGGGAAAGATGGGAACGTGCACATGGGCGACCTGAAGCGGGGAGTCTTCGGATTCGTCAGTCATCTCGCGGACAATCTACCCGTGGCGGCCGGTGCGGCGCTGGCATTCAAGATCAGAGGAGAATCTCGCGTCGCCTTTGCGGGAACCGGTGACGGTGGATCAAGCAGAGGCGATTTTCACGAAGCCATGAACTTCGCAGCGGTACGAAAGCTCCCCGTCGTGTTCTTCTGTAACAACAACCAATACGCATACTCCACCCCGCTTCGTCTGCAGATGGCGGTCGCGGACGTCGTCGATCGAGCCAAGGCGTACGGCATGCCGGGCGAGATCGTGGACGGCAACGATGTCGCCGCGGTCTATGTGGCGGCAAAACAGGCGATCGCGAGAGCCCGCGCAGGGGAAGGACCGACCTTTCTGGAGTTCAAAACGATGCGGATGCACGGCCATTCCGAGCATGATCCAGCCAAATATGTCCCGCGCGAGTTGCTGGAGGAGTGGAAGATGAAAGATCCGATACTGAAAGCGGAGCAGCTGCTCCAATCGCTTGGGTATGGCGAGGAGAGGTATTTTCAGGAAGTCGTCGACCGTGTGAAGCGGGAAGTCGAAGCCGGTGTGGAATTCGCTCAACAGAGCCCGCTGCCCGAAGGACCGGAAGTATTGATAGGCGTGTTCGCGGACAGCGCCGACAGTCATTAG